One region of Baekduia soli genomic DNA includes:
- a CDS encoding sensor histidine kinase codes for MSLRARLIIGLLALAAVGLVALAGVTYAEQRNLLLKRVDQQVQLAAKIPDGRPGFGGGRGVGGIGAPPADNGYGDGGGPRGPAAGTWILHRDAQGRTTAAPDCRACFSTTATAPTLPASLPTGHLATVKATNSGARYRVLAQTAADGDVIIAAVPLTETDQTLQHLLRIEAVVIAAVLLALAALSWLLVRIGLRPLDRMGVTAGQIAGGDLSHRVEEANPRTEVGRLGLSLNRMLDRLERAFEERQASEDRLRRFLADASHELRTPLASIRGYAELFRIGAARDPENTEKAMSRIEAEATRMGVLVEDLLTLARLDEVRDAQREDVDLARLAGDAVDDARATAPDRDIELDAPAGSLLRGDPHQLRQVLANLLRNALVHTPPGTPVDVSVHDAGDAVTFEVRDHGPGLPADERELFGRFWRAEAGRERGKAGAGLGLAIVAGIVHAHGGEVRAENAPGGGARFTVRLPRDGVDPALAAPHPAAAQAASDGA; via the coding sequence GTGTCGCTGCGCGCGCGGCTCATCATCGGCCTGCTCGCGCTCGCGGCCGTCGGGCTGGTCGCCCTGGCGGGCGTCACCTACGCCGAGCAGCGCAACCTGCTGCTCAAGCGCGTCGACCAGCAGGTCCAGCTCGCCGCGAAGATCCCCGACGGGCGCCCCGGCTTCGGCGGCGGCCGCGGCGTCGGCGGCATCGGCGCCCCGCCGGCCGACAACGGCTACGGCGACGGCGGCGGCCCGCGCGGGCCCGCGGCGGGCACCTGGATCCTGCACCGCGACGCCCAGGGCCGGACGACCGCCGCGCCGGACTGCCGCGCCTGCTTCTCGACCACGGCGACCGCGCCCACCCTGCCCGCCTCGCTGCCCACGGGGCACCTGGCGACGGTCAAGGCCACCAACTCGGGCGCGCGCTACCGCGTGCTGGCCCAGACCGCGGCCGACGGCGACGTGATCATCGCCGCGGTGCCGCTGACCGAGACCGACCAGACGCTGCAGCACCTGCTGCGCATCGAGGCCGTCGTCATCGCGGCGGTGCTCCTGGCGCTCGCCGCGCTGTCGTGGCTGCTGGTCCGCATCGGGCTGCGCCCGCTGGACCGCATGGGCGTCACCGCCGGCCAGATCGCCGGCGGCGACCTGTCGCACCGCGTCGAGGAGGCCAACCCGCGCACGGAGGTCGGGCGCCTGGGCCTGTCGCTGAACCGGATGCTCGACCGCCTCGAGCGCGCCTTCGAGGAGCGCCAGGCCAGCGAGGACCGCCTGCGGCGCTTCCTGGCCGACGCCTCGCACGAGCTGCGCACCCCGCTGGCCTCCATCCGCGGCTACGCCGAGCTGTTCCGGATCGGCGCGGCGCGCGATCCCGAGAACACCGAGAAGGCGATGAGCCGCATCGAGGCCGAGGCCACGCGCATGGGCGTGCTCGTCGAGGACCTGCTCACGCTCGCCCGGCTCGACGAGGTCCGCGACGCCCAGCGCGAGGACGTCGACCTCGCGCGGCTCGCCGGCGACGCGGTCGACGACGCGCGCGCCACGGCGCCCGACCGCGACATCGAGCTGGACGCCCCGGCCGGGTCGCTGCTGCGCGGCGACCCCCACCAGCTGCGCCAGGTGCTGGCCAACCTGCTGCGCAACGCGCTGGTGCACACCCCGCCCGGAACGCCCGTCGACGTCTCCGTCCACGACGCCGGCGACGCGGTGACCTTCGAGGTCCGCGACCACGGCCCCGGCCTGCCCGCCGACGAGCGCGAGCTGTTCGGCCGCTTCTGGCGCGCGGAGGCCGGCCGCGAGCGCGGCAAGGCGGGCGCCGGGCTGGGCCTGGCGATCGTCGCGGGGATCGTGCACGCCCACGGCGGCGAGGTCCGCGCCGAGAACGCCCCCGGCGGCGGCGCCCGGTTCACCGTCCGCCTGCCGCGTGACGGCGTCGACCCCGCCCTGGCCGCGCCGCACCCGGCGGCCGCACAGGCGGCCTCCGACGGCGCCTGA
- a CDS encoding S1C family serine protease translates to MTFPSKLVALGAGAILAGAGGAGAAAVVIGDHGGGGASSPAIAATGARRVVDASTTTAKAVYDATKGSVANVSAQTGDGTATGSGFVVSSDGKIITNEHVVEGATSVTVSLGTDGAKQPARVLAADASKDLALLQVDTNGAKLKPLTFADSSQVEVGDPSYAIGNPYGLDHTFTSGIISALDRSIQAPDGTTIKDVLQTDAAINPGNSGGALLDASGRVIGVNSQIAASGSSSGGGEAGNVGIGFAIPSDTVQAFIAHPTSTSAASAGQAQQQQGGQADPYGRQADPYGLFGP, encoded by the coding sequence ATGACCTTCCCCTCCAAGCTCGTCGCCCTCGGTGCGGGCGCCATCCTCGCCGGGGCCGGAGGCGCGGGCGCGGCCGCCGTCGTCATCGGCGACCACGGGGGTGGCGGTGCGTCGTCGCCGGCCATCGCCGCGACCGGTGCGCGTCGCGTCGTCGACGCCTCGACCACCACGGCCAAGGCCGTCTACGACGCCACGAAGGGCTCGGTGGCCAACGTGAGCGCCCAGACCGGCGACGGCACCGCCACCGGATCGGGCTTCGTCGTCTCCTCCGACGGCAAGATCATCACCAACGAGCACGTCGTCGAGGGCGCCACGTCGGTGACCGTCAGCCTCGGCACCGACGGCGCCAAGCAGCCCGCCCGCGTCCTGGCCGCCGACGCGTCCAAGGACCTCGCGCTGCTGCAGGTCGACACGAACGGCGCCAAGCTCAAGCCGCTGACCTTCGCGGACTCCTCACAGGTCGAGGTCGGCGACCCGAGCTACGCGATCGGCAACCCCTACGGGTTGGACCACACGTTCACGAGCGGGATCATCTCCGCGCTGGACCGCTCGATCCAGGCGCCCGACGGCACGACGATCAAGGACGTGCTGCAGACCGACGCGGCCATCAACCCGGGCAACTCGGGCGGCGCGCTGTTGGACGCCTCGGGCCGCGTCATCGGCGTCAACTCGCAGATCGCGGCCTCCGGCTCGTCCTCGGGCGGCGGGGAGGCCGGCAACGTCGGCATCGGCTTCGCGATCCCGTCCGACACCGTGCAGGCGTTCATCGCCCACCCGACGTCGACCTCGGCGGCCTCGGCCGGGCAGGCGCAGCAGCAGCAGGGCGGCCAGGCCGACCCCTATGGCCGACAGGCCGACCCCTACGGGCTGTTCGGCCCCTAG
- a CDS encoding DUF2817 domain-containing protein has product MAVAASLGSAAPAAAPPSRHGETVGHTVRGRPIRLVVVGDRGAARRVLVVGCIHGTERAGIAVTRALRGAAAPAGAALLLVDALNADGCAAGTRGNAHGVDLNRNFPVGWRPLSGIYASGPRPGSEPETSAARRLVLRERPDVTIWLHQHMDRVLLDPGADRALIRTYARVAGMRTRVLAPLPGTATRWEAEVLPGRSAFVVELPAGRLPAAAVARQVRAVLAVAALSGTSQGALSRLRHPHAP; this is encoded by the coding sequence TTGGCCGTCGCCGCCTCGCTCGGCTCCGCCGCCCCGGCCGCCGCGCCGCCGTCGCGCCACGGCGAGACCGTCGGCCACACCGTGCGCGGGAGGCCGATCCGCCTCGTCGTCGTGGGGGATCGCGGCGCGGCGCGCCGCGTCCTCGTCGTCGGCTGCATCCACGGGACCGAGCGGGCGGGCATCGCGGTCACGCGCGCGCTGCGCGGCGCGGCGGCGCCCGCGGGCGCCGCGCTGCTGCTCGTCGACGCCCTGAACGCCGACGGCTGCGCGGCGGGTACGCGCGGCAACGCCCACGGCGTCGACCTCAACCGCAACTTCCCGGTCGGCTGGCGCCCGCTGAGCGGCATCTACGCCTCTGGTCCGCGACCCGGCTCGGAGCCCGAGACCTCCGCCGCACGGCGCCTGGTCCTGCGCGAGCGGCCCGATGTCACGATCTGGCTGCACCAGCACATGGACCGGGTCCTCCTGGACCCCGGGGCCGACCGGGCGCTCATCCGCACCTACGCGCGCGTGGCGGGCATGCGCACGCGGGTGCTCGCGCCGCTGCCGGGGACCGCGACGCGCTGGGAGGCCGAGGTGCTGCCCGGGCGCAGCGCGTTCGTCGTCGAGCTGCCCGCCGGCCGCCTGCCCGCGGCCGCCGTGGCCCGCCAGGTCCGCGCCGTCCTGGCCGTCGCCGCGCTCTCAGGCACGTCTCAGGGAGCGCTCAGCAGGCTCCGCCATCCTCATGCCCCATGA
- a CDS encoding response regulator transcription factor, producing MMTAALPETHRVLVVDDEPNIADVISMALRFQGFTVESAADGRSALEAVSSFKPDLLVLDVMLPDMEGFEIARRLSAERAQVPIIFLTARDATEDKVRGLTMGGDDYVTKPFSLEELVARIRTILRRSGLSQPETSRLVFEDLELDEDTREVTRGGELIELTATEYRLLRYLMLNPRRVLTRAQILDQVWDYDFGGDARVLETYISYLRKKLDKHGPPLIHTARGVGYALRAPRS from the coding sequence ATGATGACCGCCGCCCTGCCCGAGACCCACCGCGTCCTCGTCGTCGACGACGAGCCCAACATCGCCGACGTGATCTCGATGGCTCTGCGCTTCCAGGGCTTCACCGTCGAGTCGGCGGCCGACGGGCGCAGCGCCCTGGAGGCGGTCTCGAGCTTCAAGCCCGACCTGCTCGTGCTCGACGTCATGCTGCCCGACATGGAGGGCTTCGAGATCGCCCGCCGGCTCAGCGCCGAGCGTGCGCAGGTCCCGATCATCTTCCTCACCGCTCGCGACGCCACCGAGGACAAGGTGCGCGGGTTGACGATGGGCGGCGACGACTACGTCACCAAGCCCTTCAGCCTCGAGGAGCTCGTCGCGCGCATCCGGACCATCCTGCGCCGCTCGGGCCTCAGCCAGCCCGAGACGAGCAGGCTCGTCTTCGAGGACCTCGAGCTCGACGAGGACACGCGCGAGGTCACCCGCGGCGGCGAGCTCATCGAGCTGACCGCCACGGAGTACCGGCTCCTGCGCTACCTCATGCTCAACCCGCGCCGCGTCCTGACGCGCGCGCAGATCCTCGACCAGGTCTGGGACTACGACTTCGGCGGCGACGCCCGCGTCCTGGAGACCTACATCAGCTATCTGCGCAAGAAGCTCGACAAGCACGGGCCGCCGCTCATCCACACCGCGCGCGGCGTCGGCTACGCACTGCGGGCCCCGAGGTCCTGA